TCCATCGCATCACTCCACAAGCGTTATAGGTGCTTGGTCCTTTGCAACCCACCTTGTACAGGCAGTAACCTTTCTTCGCATTTTGATCATCGAATGATTCAACATACAAACCTGCATCGTAGAACGGACGACGGTAGCAGGTATCGTGTACACGCTTGCTGTAGAAGGCTTTCGGACGACCGATATTGTCGAGTTCAGGCAAACGATCGAACGTAACCACGTGTACAATTACGCCAGCCATTACTTCACCAATTGGCGGACAGCCGGGCACTTTTATTACTGGTTTTCCTTTCACCAATTTATGTATAGGTGTAGCTGATGTAGGATTGGGTTTAGCCGCCTGCACACAACCATTGCTGGCGCAACTACCCCATGCAATAATTGCTTTGGCATTTTCTGCAGCTTCTTCCAGTATTTGTAAGGAGGTTTTACCACCAATCATACAATACACACCATCTGCAGCGGTAGGCACACTTCCTTCTACGCAGAGGATGTATTCGCCTTTGTGTTTTTCCATGGTATGCTTCATGGCTTCTTCTGCCTGAAAGCCTGAAGCAGCCATTAAGGTTTCGCTATAGTCCAGCGAAATCTGATCGAGCAACAAATCGGCCACCATAGGGTGCGATGACCGAATGAAACTTTCGCTGCAACAGGTACATTCCTGAAAATGCAGCCAGATAACCGGCAAACGCTTTTTGGTTTCCAGCGCTTGGGTAACCTGCGCCACACCCGATGCCTCCAATCCCATGAAGGCGCCCATCATAGTACAAAATTTTGTAAAGTCTCGGCGGGAGTAGCCCTTGCGGGTTGCCTCTTCTAAATAAGTAGGCATTTCCCTGGAAGGAAAAAATGGCATAGACAAAAGTTGGAAGTGATAGAAGTAATACCATAGTAAGATTACAACCGGGTGCGAACGCCGATAAATGAGAACAATCAAATTGAGGTATGACATTCGTCAGCAATTGCAGGTGAGGGCAGCTGGTAACTTAGAACCATTTTAATGTATTGCCATATGAAAAAAGCCCTCATGCTTGCTTTTGCAGCTTCTCCATTATCACTACTGGCCCACGAAGGTCACGGACATGTAGCCGGCAACAATCCACTTCACTATGTAGCTGAGCCCATGCATGCTATGTTATTGGTAGTAGCCATTTCAATTGTAGCCGCTGCAGTGTATGCCATTAAAAAGCAACGCAACAAATCATAAGCGATGCATGAATTGTCCATTGTACAAAGTATTGTACAGATTGTAACTGCTGAAGCTACAGCCGCCAATAGCCGGCAAGTAGATGAAGTGGAACTGGACATTGGCACCATGAGTGGTGTAGAATTATCAGCCTTTCATTTTGCATGGAGTCAGGCTGTAAAAAACACGGTGATGGCTGATGCAAAACCTATCATCAACAGCATAGAAGGCAAAGCCAAATGCATGATGTGCGACACTACTTTTTTACTGGACCATTATGCTACGCCCTGCCCCAACTGTGGCAGTCATTTTATAGATATTCAACAAGGAAAAGAACTGAGGGTGAAAGCCATCAGTGTTCGATAACGGAAATTTTAAAAGCCCCAACTTATGTGTACCACCTGTGGTTGCGACGCCGGCGCCAGCATTACCTATCATGCCATCGACCCTGCCCAACAAGCAGCTCCGCATGAGCATACGCATGACCACCATCATGAGCACCATCATCACGACCACGACCATTCGCATGAGCATGGTCATCATCATCACCACCATCATGGAGATCATGCGCATTCGCATCATCATGAACATGCACATGACCACAGCCATACGCACAGCATACAGCTGGAGATAGATGTGCTGCAACACAACAACAAACTGGCCGAACGAAACCGTGGCTATTTTGAAGCCAAGCAAATACTGGCTATTAATTTGGTGAGTTCGCCTGGCAGTGGTAAAACCACTTTGCTGGAAAAAACATTGGCCCGGTTAAAAGTCAGCATGCCTTGTACTGTGATTGAAGGCGATCAGCAAACCATGCAAGATGCCAACCGCATAGCTGCAACCGGCGCTAAAGTGGTGCAAATAAATACGGGTAAAGGCTGCCACCTCGATGCAGATATGGTAAACAATGCCTTAAAACAATTGAAGCCGGCTGACAACAGCATCGTGTTTATTGAAAACGTGGGCAACCTCGTTTGTCCTGCTATGTTCGACCTGGGCGAACAAACCAGAGTGGTGATTGCCTCTGTAACGGAAGGCGACGACAAACCGTTGAAGTATCCCGACATGTTTCATAGTGCACAGCTCTGTATCATCAACAAAACGGATTTGCTGCCGTACGTTCCTTTTGATGTAGCAGCATTTAAAAGCAATGCACTGAAAGTGAACCACCACTTACAATTCATTGAACTGTCGGCTTATAAAGAAGAAGGGTTGGAGCCATGGCAAGAATGGCTGCACAGCCAGTTGCATGTTCACCATGTACATCATCATTAATCTACAACCGTTACACTTATGTGCTTAGCCATACCCGGAAAAATAGCCAGCATTGCCGGCCAGCTCGATGAAACCTTCAGAACTGGCAAAGTATCTTTTGGCGGTATTGTAAAAGAGGTCAATCTGTGCATGGTGCCCGAGGCGAATGTGGGCGACTATGTAATGGTACACGTAGGTGTAGCCATTAGTGTAGTAGACGAGGCTGAAGCGCAACAAACCTTTCAGTACCTGCAGCAGATGGGTGAAGTGGAAGAATTGGAACCCGATAAACATTAAGCGTAAAGCGCCACCATATTGTGTTGGTAAATTTGGTAATTGGTTAGTGCTTGCTAAAACTTAGCAAGCACTTTTTTCATTTCAGCGGTAATATCATCCAGACACAAATTGCTGATGCTGCCTTCATGCGTATGTAAGAGCTGCTTGTAGTCGTAACTGAAAGTGCCGGCATCTACCTGATTGCCCACTTCGCGGTAAGCATCACGGTAAGAAACACCTTTGTTCACCAAATCATTCATCGCTTCTACCGTAAAGAGGTACTTGTATTTTTCATCTTTCAAAATATCTGCCTTCACTTCCATGTGGCTCAACATGAGGCAGGTCATTTGCAAGCAAGCTTTCAAATCGCTGATAGCAGGATACAAAATTTCTTTGGTCAGCTGCATATCGCGGTGATAGCCGCTGGGCAGGTTGTTGATGAGCAGCGTCAATTCGTTGGGTGTAGACTGAATGCGGTTGCACTTGGCACGAATCAATTCAAACACATCCGGATTTTTTTTGTGCGGCATAATGCTGCTGCCCGTGGTGAGCTCATCCGGAAACTTGATGAAACCAAAATTCTGGTTGATGTACAGGCAACAATCATACGCCAGTTTGCTCAACGTGGCAGCAATATAACTGATGCCTGTGGCCACCGCTTTCTCAGTTTTACCACGACTCATTTGCGCATACACGCTGTTCCAGTTAAGGGTAGCAAACTGTAATTTTTCAGTAGTACTTTTTCTATTCAATGGAAAAGAAGAACCATACCCGGCGCCACTGCCCAATGGGTTTTTATTGGTGATGGCATAAGCTGCAGCTAACATTTCCATGTCATCTACCAGGCTTTCGGCGTAAGCACTCAGCCACATACCCGCAGAAGAAGGCATGGCGATTTGCAAATGCGTATAGCCGGGAATGAGTTTGTCTTTGTGCTGTTCGCTCAGGGTGATGAGCAATGAAAACAAGGTTTCGGTTTCCTGCTTCACTTCTTGCAGTGTAGCCCTCAAAAACAACTTGATATCCACCGCCACTTGGTCGTTGCGGCTACGGCCGGTATGAATTTTTTTACCTGCTTCACCAATGCGTTGGGTGAGCAGCAACTCTACGTAAGAATGAATGTCTTCTACATCTGCAGGCAGCACAAATCCCTGCTGCAATACTTCTGTATGAATATTGGTCAGTTCTTTTTGTACCAGTTCATTTTCTTCGGCAGTCATCAAACCTTGCTCCGTGAGCATGGCTACATGTGCCATGGAACCTTGCACATCAAACGGTGCCATCAGGGCATCAAATTCTTTGTCTCTGCCTACTGTAAACTGCTCTACCAGTTGTG
The Phnomibacter ginsenosidimutans genome window above contains:
- a CDS encoding hydrogenase small subunit yields the protein MPFFPSREMPTYLEEATRKGYSRRDFTKFCTMMGAFMGLEASGVAQVTQALETKKRLPVIWLHFQECTCCSESFIRSSHPMVADLLLDQISLDYSETLMAASGFQAEEAMKHTMEKHKGEYILCVEGSVPTAADGVYCMIGGKTSLQILEEAAENAKAIIAWGSCASNGCVQAAKPNPTSATPIHKLVKGKPVIKVPGCPPIGEVMAGVIVHVVTFDRLPELDNIGRPKAFYSKRVHDTCYRRPFYDAGLYVESFDDQNAKKGYCLYKVGCKGPSTYNACGVMRWNNGVSFPIQSGHGCFGCSEENYWDNGRLYERASAFPGFGIEADADKVGMAALGVTAGALAVHAVATNLRKQKLVSNLEKEGKQSEKDLE
- the hypA gene encoding hydrogenase maturation nickel metallochaperone HypA, with translation MHELSIVQSIVQIVTAEATAANSRQVDEVELDIGTMSGVELSAFHFAWSQAVKNTVMADAKPIINSIEGKAKCMMCDTTFLLDHYATPCPNCGSHFIDIQQGKELRVKAISVR
- the hypB gene encoding hydrogenase nickel incorporation protein HypB is translated as MCTTCGCDAGASITYHAIDPAQQAAPHEHTHDHHHEHHHHDHDHSHEHGHHHHHHHGDHAHSHHHEHAHDHSHTHSIQLEIDVLQHNNKLAERNRGYFEAKQILAINLVSSPGSGKTTLLEKTLARLKVSMPCTVIEGDQQTMQDANRIAATGAKVVQINTGKGCHLDADMVNNALKQLKPADNSIVFIENVGNLVCPAMFDLGEQTRVVIASVTEGDDKPLKYPDMFHSAQLCIINKTDLLPYVPFDVAAFKSNALKVNHHLQFIELSAYKEEGLEPWQEWLHSQLHVHHVHHH
- a CDS encoding HypC/HybG/HupF family hydrogenase formation chaperone; amino-acid sequence: MCLAIPGKIASIAGQLDETFRTGKVSFGGIVKEVNLCMVPEANVGDYVMVHVGVAISVVDEAEAQQTFQYLQQMGEVEELEPDKH
- the argH gene encoding argininosuccinate lyase, whose product is MKLWSKDATATSQLVEQFTVGRDKEFDALMAPFDVQGSMAHVAMLTEQGLMTAEENELVQKELTNIHTEVLQQGFVLPADVEDIHSYVELLLTQRIGEAGKKIHTGRSRNDQVAVDIKLFLRATLQEVKQETETLFSLLITLSEQHKDKLIPGYTHLQIAMPSSAGMWLSAYAESLVDDMEMLAAAYAITNKNPLGSGAGYGSSFPLNRKSTTEKLQFATLNWNSVYAQMSRGKTEKAVATGISYIAATLSKLAYDCCLYINQNFGFIKFPDELTTGSSIMPHKKNPDVFELIRAKCNRIQSTPNELTLLINNLPSGYHRDMQLTKEILYPAISDLKACLQMTCLMLSHMEVKADILKDEKYKYLFTVEAMNDLVNKGVSYRDAYREVGNQVDAGTFSYDYKQLLHTHEGSISNLCLDDITAEMKKVLAKF